The Falco peregrinus isolate bFalPer1 chromosome 1, bFalPer1.pri, whole genome shotgun sequence genome has a window encoding:
- the STRC gene encoding stereocilin translates to MLERGAGAAPARRLLIWSLPCRGFHHNISWDARGLGFTAGVLPAPPPLPSCLQPVPRGIAAVPQNQLSLLPPVLEAVCNDSIPGLPGVSNFTVYLYCNLFNSSRGSSQRPEDLGAACSNAAWYLSMGEGGLAWARACREHYPAQFNSTVCSNTSLRETPGPQQVLLEQLCADLAGPRSCSACIRWEDAWSCFLGSPMLWDARLCGSRSCELLPADPWASLSQLCGGPQPRAQMPGVSEPGGADPCSFGGQSLWAWGSTGLLELCRTVCPCCFQELVCTNASLLQLLGHPQPVVGARCQGALPSGRCLLQQLLALLPMPRRLDAVELCPDLAAYLLGLALQLPRCQEEAPGWAPHVNYLLRLLDRSLTASRREEAGQVAREQLSEAILLSSLLDNTSFWGLLGANSSAGILRAVGQYLGWERRVPAKRELLSCFSAVLWDLLQDSEGVPALEILAQEYLRMPEESFQGLLHAVGPEAVQRFLALLHRAWHRLRGKVPSPVSGEDALPSLAVLLLRRLPHLTPQLFVGLSQFIPFMAVTDIARLPPALLANESVLAALRTHSARLTQGQKAAFARRLLQVPCLGAVPTWPLGFLHAVLPLLPHLPLRCFLQLTPQQVGCLVRKPEPSSPLPVQIWGLGDGWQLLRLGLVQGRHVAGSLANRSRAAGTELGRRLGALACFLSPEELQDLEWLQDARGAVEQSLLACAAAGTLRQHGRVMLALADLLRSTNLAMVSPGELPAWRGVLPEMGVGFLEHLSAAQLNSLLLQLQPTQLTRAQASFLLTWALQRDNVTAGEASWMCPLLPGLGPTSLTAVLAPLRVQGCACLGPALPLLLAAQTASLLQALQPLDSWAHCLLPLLPLQLLRPSAQALHGALRDPNLPWSPQQVRGQAQGCGGRCCTPVPPTTAPQQAQLLWMEVGAGTNHSHRTAGALGSLVVGMSCAELQEPGREDFLGALRTLYVQPRSLPASLVRRRLQDPQGSRAACPCPALTARCPQRRCVQEEVLRRPALSEEELAWLGPRFLMELPAKLVEMLPDAVVQLVLDHVTREPHSLLALPATRRAALARRALRSLHLPAGVELGGEDLDQLGPLVGFLDRESVARIQPESLLPRLGDLQGTCLAREAAAELGRLLLSEQALGPPPGWHLPTLQQLGHLVFLLPLESLRAIPRDLLSRDTVEQLLQSQRDWEQSELGHLCHPLGSLDEDPSPQEVLVAPLVAAARPGDRGETVDSPSQLCPHWCTSCPWCPPSTLSTHLVLLVPSVPMMSPPQAGPVSPCPHAISSPVGVSPSCTLQWVLWGPWGWGQPAQAGSAAPVPSCADVRATFPAAWSAAQLAAMAPQQLESCLGLLSQDPALRPDQLRAALGQAWRVRGNMGGVGGDMGGCAGGGGGALLGWAGPGGEMLDAGSCAGAVVGERPWGASEGLSVGGLCWPCGGCPWGGLWWPWGLAVGGCAHLGGLPVGSCAGAAWRRWAGGCRQLVKLLVPQLWGSAWALEPAQTLRLGRLATQLREPELRELRLPDWGALSALGELDSWSQGQMRAVVSAFLRQRRASAQDLGLPELVALGHLLCGLPVAELQGLDSRELSKAAPFLGSLSLRCTEQQAEVLATHLTSNAAFGPAAAWGPEIFTEIGTLAAGLPDIVLSALVPEQIWALTPRAISAVPAPKFAVVFGPTQLRTLSSAQAVAVTPQQRRWLGSAQRQALASAQCEGEAPQDGQGRSSARPQAGFTLALLLCLPRCFL, encoded by the exons ATGTTGGagaggggtgctggggctgccccagccagacGGTTGCTGATCTGGTCTCTGCCCTGCAGGGGCTTCCACCACAACATCAGCTGGGATGCCCGGGGCCTGGGCTTCACAGCTGGGGTGCTCCCTGCTCCAccacccctccccagctgcctccagcctgtCCCCCGGGGAATTGCAGCCGTGCCCCAGAACCAGCTCTCGCTCCTGCCCCCTGTTCTGGAGGCTGTGTGCAATGacagcatccctgggctgcCAGGTGTCTCCAACTTCACCGTCTACCTCTACTGCAACCTCTTTAACAGCTCCCGGGGCTCCAGCCAGCGCCCAGAGGAcctgggggctgcctgctccAACGCAGCCTGGTACCTCTCCATGGGTGAGGGGGGCTTGGCATGGGCCCGGGCCTGCCGGGAGCACTACCCTGCCCAGTTCAACAGCACTGTCTGCAGCAACACCTCCCTGAGGGAGACCCCTGGGCCCCAGCAGGTcttgctggagcagctctgtgctgacCTGGCTGGGCCCCgcagctgcagtgcctgcaTACGCTGGGAGGACGCCTGGagctgcttcctgggaagccCCATGCTCTGGGATGCCCGGctctgtggcagcaggagctgtgagTTGCTGCCCGCTGACCCCTGGGCCTCGCTCTCCCAGCTGTGTGGTGGTCCCCAGCCCCGGGCACAGATGCCCGGTGTCTCAGAGCCCGGGGGCGCAGACCCTTGCTCCTTCGGGGGCCAGAGCCTGTGGGCATGGGGGAGCACTGGTCTCTTGGAATTGTGCAGGACTGTGTGTCCCTGCTGCTTCCAGGAGCTGGTGTGCACCAAtgcctccctcctgcagctgctggggcatcCCCAGCCTGTGGTCGGGGCACGCTGCCAGGGTGCCCTGCCCAGTGGacgctgcctgctgcagcagctcctggcactcCTGCCCATGCCCCGCAGGCTGGATGCTGTGGAGCTCTGCCCAGACCTGGCTGCCTACCTGCTGGGGTTGGCCTTGCAGCTGCCGCGGTGCCAGGAGGAGGCTCCAGGCTGGGCCCCCCACGTGAACTACCTCCTGCGCCTGCTTGACCGCAGCCTGACCGCCTCCAGACGAGAGGAGGCTGGGCAGGtggccagggagcagctgagcgaGGCCATCCTCCTCTCCAGCCTCCTGGACAACACCTCCTTCTGGGGCTTGCTGGGGGCGAATTCATCTGCAGGCATCCTGCGAGCCGTGGGCCAGTACCTGGGGTGGGAGCGCAGGGTCCCGGCCAAGagggagctgctgagctgctttaGC GCGGTGCTCTGGGACCTGCTCCAGGACAGCGAGGGTGTGCCTGCCTTGGAGATCCTGGCGCAG GAGTACCTGCGGATGCCAGAGGAGAGCTTCCAGGGGCTGCTGCATGCGGTGGGGCCCGAGGCTGTGCAGCGcttcctggccctgctgcaccGCGCCTGGCACCGGCTGCGTGGCAAG GTGCCATCGCCTGTGTCCGGGGAGGATGCACTGCCGtcgctggctgtgctgctgctccgcAGATTGCCCCATCTCACCCCGCAGCTGTTTGTCGGTCTGTCGCAGTTCATCCCCTTCATGGCCGTGACTGACATTGCaaggctccccccagccctcctggccAACGAAAGCGT ccttgctgctcTGCGGACTCACAGCGCGCGCCTGACGCAGGGGCAGAAGGCTGCCTTTGCCAGGCGCCTGCTGCAAGTCCCCTGCCTCGGGGCCGTGCCCACATGGCCCCTTGGCTTCCTCCATGCTGTCCTGCCGCTGCTGCCCCACTTGCCGCTGCGCTGCTTCCTGCAGCTCACGCCCCAGCAGGTGGGAT GTCTGGTCAGGAAGCCTGAGCCGAGTTCACCTTTGCCTGTGCAGATCTGGGGGCTGGGGGatggctggcagctgctgcggctggggctggtgcaggGCCGCCACGTGGCAGGCAGCCTGGCGAACCGGAGCCGCGCGGCTGGCACCGAGCTGGGGCGCAG GCTGGGGGCCCTTGCCTGCTTCCTGAGCCCCGAGGAGCTGCAGGACCTGGAGTGGCTGCAGGATGCCCGGGGGGCAGtggagcagagcctgctggcGTGTGCAGCCGCAGGGACCCTTCGGCAGCACGGGCGG GTCATGCTCGCGCTGGCAGACTTGCTGCGCTCCACCAACCTGGCCATggtgagccctggggagctgccagCATGGAGGGGCGTCCTCCCTGAGATGGGAGTGGGCTTCCTGGAGCACCTGTCAGCTGCCCAGCTGAactccctcctgctccagctgcagccgACGCAGCTGACGCGTGCCCAG GCATCCTTCCTGCTCACATGGGCTCTCCAGAGGGACAAC GTGACGGCAGGGGAAGCATCCTGGATGTGTCCCCTGCTGCCAGGCCTGGGACCCACGTCACTGACAGCTGTGCTGGCCCCTCTCCGGGTCCAAGGCTGTGCATGCCTGGGGCCAGCCCTACCCCTGCTCTTGGCAGCACAGACggcatccctgctgcaggctctgcagcccctggacAGCTGGgctcactgcctgctgcctctgctgcccctccagctcctgcgTCCCAGCGCCCAGGCTCTGCACGGGGCTCTGCGGGACCCCAACCTGCCCTGGTCTCCGCAGCAGGTCAGAGGCCAGGCGCAGGGCTGTGGGGGAAGGTGCTGCACCCCTGTGCCTCCCACCACTGCCCCCCAACAGGCCCAGCTCCTCTGGATGGAGGTGGGAGCCGGCACTAACCACAGCCACCGCACTGCTGG TGCCCTGGGCTCACTGGTGGTGGGCATGAGCTGTGCCGAGCTGCAGGAGCCGGGCCGGGAGGATTTCCTGGGGGCTCTCCGGACCCTCTACGTGCAGCCTcgctccctgcctgccagcctggtAAGGAGGAGGCTCCAAGATCCCCAAGGCTCGCGGgcagcctgtccctgtcctgcgCTCACAGCACGGTGTCCCCAGCGGCGCTGCGTGCAGGAGGAGGTGCTCAGACGTCCTGCGCTCTCCGAGGAGGAGCTGGCATGGCTGGGACCTCGGTTCCTCATGGAGTTACC GGCGAAGCTGGTGGAGATGCTACCTGATGCTGTGGTGCAGCTGGTCCTGGACCACGTGACCCGTGAACCCCACAGCCTGCTGGCCTTGCCGGCCACCCGCCGGGCAGCCCTGGCCCGCAGGGCCCTGCGCTCCCTG cacctcccagcAGGGGTGGAGCTTGGTGGGGAAGACCTGGACCAGCTGGGACCACTGGTGGGGTTCCTGGACCGGGAGAGCGTGGCCCGCATCCAGCCTGAGAGCCTGCTGCCGCGGCTGGGGGACCTGCAGGGCACCTGCCTGGCCAGGGAAGCAGCCGCTGAGCTGGGGCGGCTGCTGCTGTCGGAGCAGGCGCTGGG GCCTCCCCCTGGCTGGCAcctgcccaccctgcagcagctggggcaccTGGTCTTCCTGCTGCCCCTCGAGAGCCTGCGTGCCATCCCCCGG GACTTACTGAGCAGAGACAcagtggagcagctgctgcagagccagcggGACTGGGAGCAGAGTGAGCTGGGACATCTCTGTcaccccctgggcagcctggatGAGGACCCCAGCCCACAAGAAGTGCTGGTGGCCCCACTGGTGGCAGCTGCCAGGCCAGGGGACCGAGGTGAGACTGTGGActccccttcccagctctgtccccactGGTGCACCTCCTGTCCCTGGTGCCCTCCCAGCACTCTGTCCACACACTTGGTGCTCCTGGTGCCCAGTGTCCCCATGatgtcccctccccaggctggccctgtgtccccatgtcctcATGCCATCTCCTCCCCAGTTGGTGTGTCCCCCTCATGCACGCTGcagtgggtgctgtgggggccctggggctggggccagcccgctcaggctggctctgcagcccccgTGCCCAGCTGTGCCGATGTGCGTGCCACCTTCCCCGCGGCGTGGAGCGCAGCCCAGCTGGCCGCCATGgccccccagcagctggagagctgcctggggctgctcagccaggACCCTGCACTGCGCCCTGACCAGCTCCgggctgccctgggccaggCCTGGCGGGTGAGGGGGAACatgggtggggttgggggggacATGGGcggctgtgctggtgggggtggtggggctctgctgggctgggctggccctgGTGGGGAGATGCTGGatgcagggagctgtgctggcgCGGTGGTGGGGGAACGTCCTTGGGGGGCCTCCGAGGGGCTGTCTGtgggagggctgtgctggcctTGTGGGGGTTGTCCTtggggagggctgtggtggccttGGGGTCTGGCTGTGGGTGGCTGTGCTCACCTTGGGGGGCTGCCCGTGGGGAGCTGTGCGGGTGCTGCCTGGCggcgctgggctgggggctgccggCAGCTGGTGAAgctgctggtgccacagctgtggggcagtgcctgggcgCTGGAGCCAGCCCAGACGCTGCGCCTGGGCCGGCTGGCCACCCAGCTGCGTGAGCCGGAGCTGCGGGAGCTGCGGCTGCCGGACTGGGGGGCCCTCTCTGCCCTGGGGGAGCTGGACAGCTGGTCACAGGGACAG ATGCGGGCTGTGGTCTCTGCTTTCCTGCGGCAGCGCAGGGCGAGCGCTCAGGACCTGGGGCTGCCTGAGCTGGTAGCACTGGGgcacctgctttgtgggctgccggtggctgagctgcagggccTGGACAGCCGGGAGCTCAG caaaGCTGCCCCTTTCCTGGGCTCGCTGAGCCTGcgctgcacagagcagcaggctgaggTGCTGGCCACCCACTTGACCTCCAACGCTGCCTTCGGACCAGCTGCTGCTTGGGGACCTGAAATCTTCACGGAGATCGGGACGTTGGCAG ctggGCTCCCCGACATCGTCCTCTCTGCACTGGTCCCCGAGCAGATTTGGGCGCTTACACCCCGGGCCATCTCTGCGGTGCCGGCACCCAAGTTCGCA gTGGTGTTTGGCCCCACGCAGCTGCGCACCCTCTCCAGCGCTCAGGCTGTGGCTGTCACCCCACAGCAGCGCCGGTGGCTCGGCAGTGCCCAGCGCCAGGCCCTGGCCAGTGCCCAGTGTGAGGGAGAGGCTCCCCAGGATGGCCAAG gcaggagcagtgcCAGGCCCCAGGCTGGCTTCACCTTGGCTCTCCTCCTCTGTCTGCCCCGCTGCTTTCTGTGA
- the CKMT1B gene encoding creatine kinase U-type, mitochondrial isoform X2, translating to MASTFARALSGRRSAGLLAMVGAGSLAAGFLLARDTLSAGDRQRRRYPPSAEYPDLRKHNNCMASNLTPAIYARLCDKATPNGWTLDQCIQTGVDNPGHPFIKTVGMVAGDEETYEVFADLFDPVIQERHNGYNPRTMKHVTDLDASKIKFGHFDERYVLSSRVRTGRSIRGLSLPPACTRAERREVEKVAVEALNGLTGDLAGRYYRLSEMTEKEQQQLIDDHFLFDKPVSPLLTAAGMARDWPDARGIWHNNEKTFLIWINEEDHTRIISMEKGGNMKRVFERFCRGLKEVERLIQERGWEFMWNERLGYILTCPSNLGTGLRAGVHIKLPLLSKDSRFPKILENLRLQKRGTGGVDTAATGSVFDISNLDRLGKSEVELVQLVIDGVNYLIDCERRLEKGQDIRIPSPVPQFRH from the exons ATGGCCAGCACCTTCGCCCGCGCCCTCTCCGGCCGCCGCTCCGCCGGTCTCCTGGCCATGGTGGGCGCCGGCTCGCTCGCCGCCGGTTTCCTGCTCGCCCGGGACACGCTCAGCGCGGGCGACCGGCAGCGGCGGCGCTACCCACCCAG CGCTGAGTACCCCGACCTACGGAAGCACAACAACTGCATGGCCAGCAACCTGACGCCAGCCATCTATGCCAGGCTCTGTGACAAAGCAACCCCTAATGGCTGGACCTTGGACCAGTGCATCCAGACAGGTGTTGACAACCCTGGCCACCCTTTCATCAAGACGGTGGGCATGGTAGCTGGTGATGAAGAAACCTACGAG GTGTTTGCTGACCTGTTCGACCCAGTGATTCAGGAGCGGCACAATGGGTACAATCCCCGCACCATGAAGCACGTCACAGACCTGGATGCCAGCAAG ATCAAGTTTGGCCACTTCGATGAGCGCTACGTGCTCTCATCCCGGGTCCGGACTGGGCGCAGCATCCGTGGGCTGagcctgccaccagcctgcacCCGTGCTGAGCGGCGAGAGGTGGAGAAGGTGGCTGTGGAGGCGCTGAACGGCCTCACCGGAGACCTGGCGGGCCGGTACTACCGTCTCAGCGAGATGACAGAGAAGGAGCAACAGCAGCTCATTGAC GACCACTTCCTCTTCGACAAGCCGGTGTCTCCGctcctgacagcagcaggaatgGCCCGGGACTGGCCTGATGCCCGAGGGATCTG GCACAACAACGAGAAGACCTTCCTGATCTGGATCAACGAGGAAGACCACACGCGCATCATCTCCATGGAGAAGGGTGGCAACATGAAGCGCGTCTTCGAGCGGTTCTGTCGGGGGCTGAAGGAG GTGGAACGGCTAATCCAGGAGCGAGGCTGGGAGTTCATGTGGAACGAGCGGCTGGGTTACATCCTGACCTGCCCCTCCAACCTGGGCACTGGGCTGCGAGCAGGCGTCCACATCAAGCTGCCGCTGCTCAGTAAG GACAGCCGCTTCCCTAAGATCCTGGAGAACCTCCGGCTACAGAAGCGCGGGACGGGTGGTGTGGACACCGCAGCTACTGGCAGCGTCTTCGACATTTCCAACCTGGACCGGCTGGGGAAGTCAGAG GTGGAGCTGGTGCAGCTGGTGATAGACGGTGTGAACTACCTGATTGACTGTGAGCGACGGCTGGAGAAGGGGCAGGACATCCGCATCCCCTCCCCAGTGCCACAGTTCCGGCACTGA
- the CKMT1B gene encoding creatine kinase U-type, mitochondrial isoform X1, with amino-acid sequence MASTFARALSGRRSAGLLAMVGAGSLAAGFLLARDTLSAGDRQRRRYPPSAEYPDLRKHNNCMASNLTPAIYARLCDKATPNGWTLDQCIQTGVDNPGHPFIKTVGMVAGDEETYEVFADLFDPVIQERHNGYNPRTMKHVTDLDASKVCEPGSGAAHGGTSPGLRGQDLCQHWCCPTHPHGSCLFQIKFGHFDERYVLSSRVRTGRSIRGLSLPPACTRAERREVEKVAVEALNGLTGDLAGRYYRLSEMTEKEQQQLIDDHFLFDKPVSPLLTAAGMARDWPDARGIWHNNEKTFLIWINEEDHTRIISMEKGGNMKRVFERFCRGLKEVERLIQERGWEFMWNERLGYILTCPSNLGTGLRAGVHIKLPLLSKDSRFPKILENLRLQKRGTGGVDTAATGSVFDISNLDRLGKSEVELVQLVIDGVNYLIDCERRLEKGQDIRIPSPVPQFRH; translated from the exons ATGGCCAGCACCTTCGCCCGCGCCCTCTCCGGCCGCCGCTCCGCCGGTCTCCTGGCCATGGTGGGCGCCGGCTCGCTCGCCGCCGGTTTCCTGCTCGCCCGGGACACGCTCAGCGCGGGCGACCGGCAGCGGCGGCGCTACCCACCCAG CGCTGAGTACCCCGACCTACGGAAGCACAACAACTGCATGGCCAGCAACCTGACGCCAGCCATCTATGCCAGGCTCTGTGACAAAGCAACCCCTAATGGCTGGACCTTGGACCAGTGCATCCAGACAGGTGTTGACAACCCTGGCCACCCTTTCATCAAGACGGTGGGCATGGTAGCTGGTGATGAAGAAACCTACGAG GTGTTTGCTGACCTGTTCGACCCAGTGATTCAGGAGCGGCACAATGGGTACAATCCCCGCACCATGAAGCACGTCACAGACCTGGATGCCAGCAAGGTGTGTGAGCCAGGCAGTGGTGCTGCACATGGGGGAACTTCCCCGGGACTCAGGGGACAGGATCTCTGCCAGCACTGGTGCTGCCCCACGCATCCCCATGGCTCCTGTCTGTTCCAGATCAAGTTTGGCCACTTCGATGAGCGCTACGTGCTCTCATCCCGGGTCCGGACTGGGCGCAGCATCCGTGGGCTGagcctgccaccagcctgcacCCGTGCTGAGCGGCGAGAGGTGGAGAAGGTGGCTGTGGAGGCGCTGAACGGCCTCACCGGAGACCTGGCGGGCCGGTACTACCGTCTCAGCGAGATGACAGAGAAGGAGCAACAGCAGCTCATTGAC GACCACTTCCTCTTCGACAAGCCGGTGTCTCCGctcctgacagcagcaggaatgGCCCGGGACTGGCCTGATGCCCGAGGGATCTG GCACAACAACGAGAAGACCTTCCTGATCTGGATCAACGAGGAAGACCACACGCGCATCATCTCCATGGAGAAGGGTGGCAACATGAAGCGCGTCTTCGAGCGGTTCTGTCGGGGGCTGAAGGAG GTGGAACGGCTAATCCAGGAGCGAGGCTGGGAGTTCATGTGGAACGAGCGGCTGGGTTACATCCTGACCTGCCCCTCCAACCTGGGCACTGGGCTGCGAGCAGGCGTCCACATCAAGCTGCCGCTGCTCAGTAAG GACAGCCGCTTCCCTAAGATCCTGGAGAACCTCCGGCTACAGAAGCGCGGGACGGGTGGTGTGGACACCGCAGCTACTGGCAGCGTCTTCGACATTTCCAACCTGGACCGGCTGGGGAAGTCAGAG GTGGAGCTGGTGCAGCTGGTGATAGACGGTGTGAACTACCTGATTGACTGTGAGCGACGGCTGGAGAAGGGGCAGGACATCCGCATCCCCTCCCCAGTGCCACAGTTCCGGCACTGA